One stretch of Chitinophaga pendula DNA includes these proteins:
- a CDS encoding endo alpha-1,4 polygalactosaminidase yields the protein MKFMKTYLSALPLALCLYSCAKTNQDQLPTSTDRNPQTEAINYRQEMRNFVIGISKYAKGISPGFAIIPQNGPELLTTDGQEDGPLATAYIAAIDGIGRENLLYGYDYKNDVRTPEEDILYMQAFCDRVKATKKVLVTDYCHTPKNVDSSYVQNNRKGYISFASPTREMDKIPAYPAKPYAENNANINTLMQAKNFLYLINPEKYTNKQAFISEISRTNYDVLLMDLYFNDKHIAFTAAEIDQLKHKANGGKRLVICYLSIGQVEKYRYYWQPNWKTGNPVFVGPVDPHWKGNLYCQYWNADWQSIIYGKDDSYLKKILDAHFDGAYLDIIDAYDHYENPSK from the coding sequence ATGAAGTTCATGAAAACCTATCTTTCGGCATTGCCGTTAGCACTGTGTCTTTATTCCTGCGCCAAAACGAATCAGGATCAATTACCGACCTCTACAGACAGAAACCCACAAACAGAAGCGATCAACTACCGGCAGGAAATGCGGAATTTCGTGATCGGTATCAGCAAGTATGCTAAAGGTATTTCACCTGGTTTTGCGATCATTCCGCAGAATGGACCGGAGCTGCTCACTACTGACGGGCAGGAAGACGGACCATTGGCCACTGCCTATATTGCAGCGATCGATGGCATTGGACGCGAAAATCTGCTTTATGGCTATGACTATAAGAATGATGTGCGTACCCCCGAAGAGGATATACTGTATATGCAGGCTTTCTGCGACCGGGTCAAAGCCACCAAAAAAGTGTTGGTAACCGATTATTGTCATACACCGAAAAACGTGGACAGCTCCTATGTACAGAACAACCGGAAAGGATACATTTCTTTTGCATCTCCTACCCGGGAAATGGATAAGATACCTGCTTATCCAGCCAAACCATATGCAGAGAATAATGCGAACATCAATACCCTGATGCAGGCTAAAAACTTCCTATATCTTATCAATCCGGAAAAGTATACTAATAAACAAGCCTTCATTTCGGAGATATCACGTACTAATTACGACGTGTTGCTGATGGATCTTTACTTCAACGATAAGCATATCGCCTTTACAGCAGCAGAGATCGACCAGTTAAAGCACAAGGCCAATGGCGGTAAGCGACTGGTGATCTGTTATCTGTCTATTGGCCAGGTAGAGAAATATCGTTATTACTGGCAGCCAAACTGGAAAACGGGTAACCCGGTATTTGTAGGACCGGTAGACCCTCACTGGAAAGGTAATTTGTATTGCCAGTACTGGAATGCCGACTGGCAATCTATTATCTACGGAAAAGATGACTCCTATCTGAAAAAGATACTGGATGCCCATTTTGACGGTGCTTACCTCGACATTATTGACGCTTACGATCATTATGAAAATCCATCTAAATAA